Genomic DNA from Candidatus Koribacter versatilis Ellin345:
TCGTCAGCACCTCGAGCGAGTGCAGGTGCATCACCAGCGCGCGCAGCGTCGCTTGCAAGTTCGACATCACCAACGCCGAACTAACGCCCTTGCCTTCGACGTCAGCAACAACGATCAACAGCGTTTGCGGACCCAGGTTTAGAAAGTCGTAGTAATCGCCGCCGACCTCGTAACACATGTGGTTGATCACGGCGATGTCGTATCCCGGCACCACCGGCGGCGCTTCCGGCAACAGGCTGCGCTGAATGTTTCTCGCCACCGCCAGGTCGCGTTCCATGCGCTGCTTCTCGAGTGCCTCGCGGTGCAGCCGTGCATTCTCCAGGGCCATAGCCATGTGGCCGGTCAGCTTGGTAAGGAACTCCTGGTCTTCGGGGGTGAACCGTCCGTGCGTGGATTGGTTCAGCAACTGCAGCACGCCGACGATCTCATTATTGTGGTGACGAATCGGCAGGCACAGCAGCGACTTCGTCGTGTACCCAGTCTTCTGGTCGAAGCTGCGATCGAAGAACGGCAGCGTGTACGCATCGGCCACGTTGATCACTTCGCCGGTCTCCGCCACACGGCCTGCCACGCCACGCCCGAATGGCACGCGCAGTTCCTGGTGCTCCAGTCCCGACGCCACAATCGACCACAACTCCTTGTGTGCCTTATCTACAAGGAACACGCTTCCCCGGTCGGCCTTCACCTCGGTGCGCGCGATCTTCATGATCAACTCGAGCAGCTCTGCAAGATCGAGCGTCGAGTTCAGCAGTCGCGTCGCTTCGAACAGCAACGACAGCTGCGTAATCGTCTTCTGGCTATCTTCGGACGCGAACATCTGGTGCAGCGCGATTGCGCTCGCATCGGCGAAGGTCTGCCACCAGCCCCTCTGTTCATCGCTTGGCGGATTTTGCGCCGCGTTCACCACTACGCCAAGGCACTGATTGCAATTCACCAGCGGATGCACCGAGACATACGCCAGCGTGCTCGTCGGCTCCTGGGCGGAAATCTGTTTGCGCTCCGTGAACGCCTGGCCAATCGGGTTCCCTTCCACCGACATCCGCAGCATGTTGTGCTCGGCCGCCGCTCCCGCCGCGCTCGCGAGGTTCAGGTTGTCGCTACCGTCATGCAGCCAAAGCTCGGAGCGTGCAGCCCCAAAGTTCGCCACCATCAGCGTGCTGATCTGCGAAATGAGGTCGTTCTGCGAACGCGGCGCAGTAATGTGAGTAATCGCGGTTGCGAATGCCTGGAGGAGGTCGTCCTGCTGTCCGCTGGGCACGGTGCCAGTAGCCGTCACGAAGAAACCTTTCGGGGACCGGGGGCGCGCGGCCAAGTGCGCTCACCGCTCCCGGAGCGAGTGCCGATAACTATATTGCGCGTACCGTGCGAAGTAAATAGAGGGAATGCGCCAAAGCCGCGTCTCTGGCTCGTTATAATGGCAGTTTCATGCCAAATTTCGCACCTGTAGAAGAACAACTCGCCTACCTGAAGAAGGGCTCTGCCGAAATCATCCGCGAGAGCGACCTCCGCGAACGCCTCGAAAAGTCGCGCCAAAGCGGCAAACCGCTGCGCGTGAAAGCCGGCTTCGACCCCACGGCCCCCGATCTCCACCTCGGCCATACCGTGCTGATGCGCAAGCTAAAGCACTTTCAGGACCTCGGCCACACCGTCATTTTCCTGATCGGCGACTTCACTAGCCTTATCGGAGACCCCACCGGCCGCATCGCGACCCGTCCGCCGCTCACCCGCGAGCAGATCGACCAGAACGCCGAAACCTACAAAGCCCAGGTCTTCAAGATTCTCGACGGCGCCAAGACCGAAGTCCGCTTCAACAGCGAATGGCTCGGCAAACTCGACTACGAAAAGCTCATCCGCCTCACCGCGAAGTTCACCGTCTCGCAGATGCTCGAGCGCGACGACTTCCATAAGCGCTACACAGACGAGAAGCCCATCGCCATGCACGAGTTCCTCTACCCCGTGGCGCAGGCCTACGACTCCGTTTGCCTCGAAGCCGACGTCGAACTCGGCGGCACCGACCAGAAATTCAACCTGCTCATGGGCCGCGAACTGCAGCGCCACTACAACCAGCCCAGCCAGATCGTCCTCACCATGCCGCTGCTCGAAGGCACCGACGGCGTGCAGAAGATGTCGAAGAGCTACGGCAACTACATCGGCATCACTGAAGCCCCGGAAGAAATGTTCGGCAAGGTCATGTCCATCAGCGACGCGTTGATGTGGCGCTACTACGAACTCCTCACCGATGTGAAGACCGAAGAGATCGAAGCGCTCAAAGCGAAAGTCGCAGCTGGCGAAGCCCACCCCATGAAGGTGAAGCAGGACCTCGGCAAAATCATCATTAGAGACTTCCACAACGCCGAAGCCGCCGAACACGCGGCAGAAAACTGGTCGAAGCAATTTCAGAAAAAAGAAGTGCCGGACGAGTTGGAAGAAGTCGCGCTCACCGCAGCCGACATCGGTCTCGACGGCGGCACCAGTGTCCGCCTCGACCGCGTTCTGGCAAAAGCAGGCCTGGCCGATTCCATGACGGACGCCGGCCGCAAAATCAAAGTCGGCGCTGTGAGAATAGACAGCGAAGTTGCCTCCGCCCCGCACCTGACCATCGCCGGCCTCCCTGCAAGTTGGGTAATTCGCGTAGGAAAACGCATGAAGCGCGTAACCGTGAGCTAGCAGACCAGGACTCGAGAATGACAAAGGGCGCGTTCATTTCATTCTTCGTCGCCGCGTCGATGATCCCGGCCACCCTCTTTTCGCAGTCACCCTCGAGCGAATACCAGGGCTCGCCGTATCACGACAGCCGCTATCAAGCGGGCGCCCAGAAGATTCCGGGAAAGGTGTTCTGTGCATACTATGACCTGGGCGGGGAGGGCGTCGCCTATCACGACACCGACCCACAGAACCACGGCAGCGGAGAACTGAATCCAGCCGATGGCTCCTACCTCAATGAATTTCGTATCCACGAGGGCGTGGATATCTCCTACACGAAATTCAATCGCAAGCCGAACCTGATCGACGACAATCCCTTCAACAAAGTCGTTCCGCCCGCGGACCTGCCTTACGTTGGCTGGACGGAGCCCAGCGAATGGTTCAACGTCACGGTTGAAGTCGCGCAGACCGGAACCTACGCGGCCGATTTCCTTTACACCTCGAACCGCGGCGGAACGATTTCGATCGACGTGAACGGAAAAGACGCGACCGGCCCGCTCGATATCACGACAACCAACGATCCCGCTGACCCGCTACCCTGGCGTCAGTGGCATCACTGGAATGTTGCTGGAGATCTGTTCAAGGTCACCTTGAGTAAAGGAAAGAACATTCTCACCGTGCACGTCCTGACGAACGGAAGTATGAATCTGGCGTACTTCGATTTCAAGCCAGTGAAGAAATAGCGCCAGACTGCACATTTCTGCTCACGCTTCCACGGAACTTCCGGTCTAAACTCATCGTCGCAGTACGCGAAAGGACTCGCGTGCAAATCGCGCCAATCTCGCGACTCTCCCTCCTCGCCGACTGCGGGCTGCTCCTCCTCGCACTGCATCTCCCCATTCACGCCCAGGAACAAGCCAATACGCCGAGAGATCTCGTTTACAGCGGCCCATGCAGACTCGGCGAAGCGCTGCCCGACACGCCGCGTTTTGAAGTGACCGGCGTCGTCCTGAATAACGTCACCGGATCGCCGATCGAAGGAGCTACCGTCAAGCTCAGTAGCGAATGCATATCCGACGAGCGCGCCCGCGCCACCACAACCGACGATGAAGGCAGGTTCACGTTCACCCACGTCCGCGGAATGGATGCCTACATCACGGCCACCTTCGGCGAGGCTTTCCCGGAGTGGAATGTTGGCCGCCGCGCCGACGACCCGCTGAATCGCTACACGATTGGCCCGCACACCGGAGTGATTACCCTGCGCCTTGCGCCACCCGCTTACATCACCGGTGTCGTGCGCGGCGCAGACGGCGCTCCGCTCTCTCCGGCGATGGTAACTCTGCGTTGTCTCCGCCCGTGGGGCGGCTGGCCGCAACACGAGGGCTGCAGTTCGTCCAACGTGAAACCCGACGGGTCGTATCGTCTCGGCCCGCTGCTGCCCGGTCGTTATGCGGTCGTTATCGAGCCCGAGGTGGAATTCGGAAAAGCTCCTGCCCCTGATGCCGATGGCGTAACCCGCAGCTATGTGCCGGTGCGCCAGCCTGCGCTTACCGACGACGAGAGTTGTCCCTATTTCGATCTGAAGGAAGGCGAGCAGAAGCGGCTCGACTTTAAGCTCAAGCGCGAAGTGTTGCACCACATCACGGGCGCGATCACCGGCAAGTCTTGGACGACCGTGAACGTCGTCGATCGCCTCGGCTCGCAATCTTATCCGGTGAAACTTCTGGCGCAGTGTTGCGAGTTTGAGGCATGGGCGCCAAACGGAAGCTTCCGGATAGTCGGCGACGGCAACCTCAAAGGCGAAGTCTCGATCAAGGTCCAGGACGGTGATCTTTCCGGCGTGGCGCTCCCCGCACACTCCGACGACCGCCTCACCATCCCCATCGAAGTCTCGAGTACTGCTCCGCCCAACGAGAACAGCGTTTGCCTGTTCGGCGAGACAGCTTGTGGCTTCTGGTACGCGAACTTCCTCCGCTTCAACCCGCAAGGTGAGTTTGACGTAGTGCTTCAATCCAGCATGAACGGCAGCACGTCCGACGGAGTACGACATGAGTCGGTCGAGGTTCCCTCCGGCAATTACGAGCTGATCGTTTCGACCACAGGCAACGTCTACGCCCAAACCATCTCATCGGGCGCGACAAATTTGTTGCGCGAGCGTCTCGCCGTGAATCCGGGCGACATACCCTCGCCCATTCGCATCGTGCTCGCCGAAGGCGAAATCGTCACCGGCACAACTCTGCGCAACGGCAAGCCGGCACGCGCGTTCGTGTATGCCGTTCCCAGCGAGAACGATGCTCGCGCTTTTCAGGGCGTCCCCAGCGACGAGCATGGGCAGTACAAGCTTGAGGGGCTCGCGCCTATCCAATACCACTTCTTCGCTTCCGACGTGGAACTGAACCTCGACCTTCACGATCCCGACGCAATGCGCCCCTGGCTGCAATCCTCCGAGACGCGCAGCCTTGCATCCGGGAGTACCACGTCGCTAGATCTACACGTGTTGACTCCTGCGAAGTAACCTTCCGCTCGTTAGAGATCTGCACCGTCTCTGATTTCCTCGAATTTTTTTGCACCCTCTGTCGAATTCCGCTCTGCTGGTTCGACCATAGAGTGAAGGCAGCACAACGAGGCCCCCTAAAGACAAATTCCAGGAGACGACAATGCCGCAATTTTTGGTTGCTGGTTACCTTCCCGACGACTTCGACCCGTCCCAAATGGACGAAGCGGCGGGCCTCAGAATCCACGAGCTCAACAAAGACATGATCGCTGCCGGCGTCAGAAAATTCGCTTGCGGACTCGGTCAAGCGAAGTCTCTGCGCTCACAGACCGATGGCGAAGTCCTCATCACCGACGGTCCATACCTTGAGACCAAGGAACACATCGGCGGTTTTTGGATTTTGGAATGCGCTGACATGGACGATGCCATGTCATGGGCGCGCAAAGCCGTCGCCGCCACTCGCGGCCAAGGCGAAGTGCGGGAGATTTTCTTCATGCCCGCTCCCGAAGAGAACTAAGCGATACGTTGTCCCACCAGGATGAAAGATATTTCATTCATGGACGAACGCGGATAATCGTCTTCCCCTTGCTCCGTTCGGTCGGGTTCAAGGTGGCGACCGCATCCTCGAGGCCGGCCACTTTGCCGATGATTGTCCGCAGCCGGCCATCCCGGACCCGCTGGACGAGCTCACTCAATTGGGCGCGATCGGATACGACGACGAAGTCGATCGTCAGGCCGCTAGAGGGCCGCGCCTCGGTCGGGCCGGCAATCGTCACCAGCGTTCCTCCGGCGCGAATCAGACCCGCAGACCGCTTTGCGATGTCGCCGCCGAGGACATCGAAAACCAGATCGACCGCGCCAACATCTTCCAGGGCGTCGTTATCGAGGTCGACGAACTCCTGTGCGCCGAAGTCGAGAGCCGTCTGACGGCGGGCAGCGCGTCCAGTGCCGATGACGTACGCACCGGCCTCACGTGCGAGCTGGCTCGCCATCGAACCGACTACGCCCGCCGCACCGTGCACGAGGACGCTTTGTCCCGCACGAAGGCGGCCGTGCTCGAACAGCCCCTGCCACGCGGTCAGACCAGACATCACAAGGGCCGCGCCCACGTTGAAGTCGACGTCGCCCGGCAGCGGTGCAAGGTTGTGTGCCTCCACGGCCACCTGTTCCGCCAGCGTGCCGTCGCGATACCAGTCGGTGAGGCCGAACACCCGCTGTCCAATCGACAACCCTGTCGTGCCATAGCCGAGAGCGGTGACCACTCCGGCCAATTCGTGTCCGGGGATGGAAGGACTCCGGTCACGGCCGGCGCGATCAGTCCAGGTCGAGGGCCAAGTCAGCTCATCCCCAGTGAATCCCGACGCGTGAACCTGAACAACTACATCGTTTATCGCCGCCTGCGGCGCGGGCCGCTCCTCCAGTTTCATCCCGGCAGTTCCCGCAGCCTGGTCCGTCACCACAATCGCCTTCATCGCTCACCACCCTGTCTCGATCTCAACTTCATGACATATTCTCCTTCCACGGTCAGGGCATATTGGAATGGAATAGCCGGAAGTCCCGCAATCATCGGGATGCCGGGTCATGGCAAAGCGATGCCACTCAAGACATTTTCGGATTACTTGTGATCAGGCGATTAATGAGATGGTCCGCCGCCGAGTACGATCTTTCGGCTCGGCAGATTCCAACAGGAGGATCATCTCATGCGTATCGTAGCGGTCGGTATCGATCTCGGTAAAACCGTGTTTCACCTGGTGGCGATGGGAGAGCGCAACCGCGTGCTGGTGCGGCGGAAGTTCTCGCGTCAACAGCTGTTGGCTTACACGGCCAACCTCGAGCCCACTTTGATCGGCACCGAAGCCTGTGCCGGCGCCCATTTTCTCGCGACAGCCCTATGTGCGCAGGGACACGACGTGCGCCTCATGGCAGCCCAGTTCGTGAAGCCTTACCGTAAGTCGAACAAGAGTGACTTTCTCGATGCCGAGACGATCGCCGACGCGGTGCAGAAGGAGAACATGCGCTTCGTGCCAGTCAAGACCGACGAGCAACTCGATCTGCAGGCTATGCACCGCGTGCGCACTCGCCTGGTGCAGCGGCGCACGGCACTGATCAACGAGATCCGCGGGTTCCTGCTGGAGCGCGGCATCATCTTTCCCGCGAAGCCGATTCACCTGCGCAAGCAACTTCCGGGTGTACTGGAAGACGCGACCCAGAACCTGACGCCGAGGCTGCGCTGGCTGCTCTCTGAACTTGCGGAGGAGTGGAAGGAGTTGGAAGCTAGGATCATCGCTATCAGCGACGCCATCGAGCGGATCAGCACCAGCGATCCGCTCTGCCAGCGCCTGCGCAAGATCCCCGGCTTCGGGCCGCTGGTCTCAACAGCAACCGTAGCTGCTATCGGCAACGGATCGTCATTCCGCAGGGGTCGCGACTTCGCGGCATGGCTCGGTGTTGTTCCCCGACAGTACTCCACGGGCGGCAAGACGGCGCTCTACGGCATGAGCAAACGCGGCAACCGTTATCTACGACAGCTGCTGATCCATGGCGCGCGTGCTGTCCTGATCCGGGTGAAGTACGACACCGCAGGGTTGGGGCAGTGGATCCACAAGCTGGCCGAGCGTGCACCGCGCAACAAGGTGATCGTCGCGATCGCCAACAAGCTGGCGCGTATCGCCTGGGCGGTACTCGCGAAGGGTGAGCCTTACCGCCATCAGCCCTTGGCGGCCGCAGTGTAGTTCGGCCGTGGAAAAGACGCTGCGCTTGGAAAGCAAAAAACGCTTTCCACTTTCCCACCGCCGCTGCGGCGGCTGGTGATCAACCAGTTCTACCAGGGTCTGCGGAGGGAGAAGAAGGACGAGAAAACAGTCAAACGGCGCGCCGGAAAACCTGTTGTTGATAACGGTCTCACTGACCGAGCGATTTATCAGGACCGGCGCGCGCGGATCATCATCGAGGCCCGGAGAATCGAATCTCCACATTGAGGCCGGATACATTTGCGCAGACTGTCATTCCGTCCATCACTCTACCTCTTGCAGTCCGGCGGCGGACCATACATTACCAACAGCGATCAGAATGCACGCCGGGTGCCCCACTTCTCGCGTGTGAAAATCGGAGGCTGTCACCGCGCCTATCGACAATCGTGTTGCCTCGGGACTGGTTGCCGTATTGCGATTTCTTGCCAATCAAGCGTGCACTGCCCGCCGATCTCAACTCGATTTCCCAACATCATTCCTCTAAGCACTCGTAATAAATCGAGGAGCCATCGCTCTCGACCGTGTTCTCCGCCAGTTTGCGGAAAGACGGCCAAACCTCTCTCGTGATTCTGACCCGATTGTTGCAGAGAATCTGTTCGTGATCGGCACACACCAGGCGGTGCTCGCGGTTCGGAGCCTTGTCATTCAAGTCGAAGCAGATCGCATCGAAGCTCCCCGTGTCAGGCCGTCCGACTTGGAACAGTCCAGCCGGAACGAGTAACTCACTCAAGCTTCCGTTCGCCCTTGACGTAGCTCCGAAGAACTCGCTCGCCTCAACCGCAGGCCCCCACGCAAAGAGCGTGATTCCGCCAACGTCAAAGGCGGGAAAAGAATAATGCGAAAGGAAGTGCTCAAAGGACTGCGGCATCCTTTTCGACAGCTGCTGTTCTAGCCGTGCGAACAGTTCGAGATTGTCCTGTGCTTGGACCGGAACGCCATGGTCCACGAGTTTGCTGACAAACGTCTCGACCAAATCGTCTGGGTTCATGCTAGTTCGGCTCGCGGTTTCCGAAACACTCGCAGCACCGCTGACGCGACAGTCGTCCACGCGCCAGCCCACAATACGATGATCAGTGCGTATTGCACTACCCCCGAAACTGTAAGAGCAGCGTCATGGAAATCTTGGCGGACGATTCCACCGGTGTAGGTCGCAGTCCATCCAAACAGAGCGGCAAGCAGTGCTCCAAAAGCGGACGACACGCGGCTGATCGTGTTTCGACTGCTCGACCACCCGATTTCATTGATGAGCCACCATCCTAAGGTGCCAAAGATCGCGAACACGAGGAACAGCGCAAGGTCGCTCTCAAATCGCGAGATTGCAATTGAGCACAAAGGGTCAAGGGAAACCAGTCGGTACCAAGTGCCTCCGGGCCTGGCGGCCGATGACAAACCCGTCACGATGCACAGGAGCAAGTGAGTACCGGGCAACAAGATTCTGATCGCTCTTGAGTTGAAGGCCATTCAGGACAACCGCGACTGGAAGCATAACCTCTGCTAACGGCCCTCACCACAAGGCATCGTGCCACACCGGCATTACTTGCGATATGGCGATTAATGAGATGGTCCGCCGCCGAGTACGATCTTTCGGCTCGGCAGATTCCAACAGGAGGATCATCTCATGCGTATCGTAGCGGTCGGTATCGATCTCGGTAAAACCGTGTTTCACCTGGTGGCGATGGGAGAGCGCAACCGCGTGCTGGTGCGGCGGAAGTTCTCGCGTCAACAGCTGTTGGCTTACACGGCCAACCTCGAGCCCACTTTGATCGGCACCGAAGCCTGTGCCGGCGCCCATTTTCTCGCGACAGCCCTATGTGCGCAGGGACACGACGTGCGCCTCATGGCAGCCCAGTTCGTGAAGCCTTACCGTAAGTCGAACAAGAGTGACTTTCTCGATGCCGAGACGATCGCCGACGCGGTGCAGAAGGAGAACATGCGCTTCGTGCCAGTCAAGACCGACGAGCAACTCGATCTGCAGGCTATGCACCGCGTGCGCACTCGCCTGGTGCAGCGGCGCACGGCACTGATCAACGAGATCCGCGGGTTCCTGCTGGAGCGCGGCATCATCTTTCCCGCGAAGCCGATTCACCTGCGCAAGCAACTTCCGGGTGTACTGGAAGACGCGACCCAGAACCTGACGCCGAGGCTGCGCTGGCTGCTCTCTGAACTTGCGGAGGAGTGGAAGGAGTTGGAAGCTAGGATCATCGCTATCAGCGACGCCATCGAGCGGATCAGCACCAGCGATCCACTCTGCCAGCGTCTGCGCCAGATCCCAGGCTTCGGGCCGCTGGTTTCGACAGCAACCGTGGCCGCTATCGGCAACGGGTCGTCGTTCCGCAAGGGTCGCGACTTCGCGGCGTGGCTCGGTGTTGTTCCCCGACAGTACTCCACGGGTGGCAAGACGGCGCTCTACGGCATGAGCAAACGCGGCAACCGTTATCTACGACAGCTGCTGATCCATGGCGCGCGTGCTGTCCTGATCCGGGTGAAGTACGACACCGCAGGGTTGGGGCAGTGGATCCACAAGCTGGCCGAGCGTGCACCGCGCAACAAGGTGATCGTCGCGATCGCCAACAAGCTGGCGCGTATCGCCTGGGCGGTACTCGCGAAGGGTGAGCCTTACCGCCATCAGCCCTTGGCGGCCGCAGCGTAGTTCGGCCGTGGAAAAGACGCTGCGCTTGGAAAGCAAACACCGCTTTCCACTTTCCCACCGCCGCTGCGGCGGCTGGTGATCAACCAGTTCTACCAGGGTCTGCGGAGGAAGAAGAAGGACGAGAAAACAGTCAAACGGCGCGCCGGAAAACCTGTTGTTGATAACGGTCTCACTGACCGAGCGATTTATCAGGACCGGCGCGCGCGGATCATCATCGAGGCCCGGAGAATCGAATCTCCACATTGAGGCCGGATACATTTGCGCAGACTGTCATTCCGTCCATCACTCTACCTCTTGCAGTCCGGCGGCGGACCATACATTATCGCCAGCTATTTGGAATTGCTCTTCTGAACCCACTCTCGTGTTCCAGTGATAGTGTCAATCTCCTTCGCCAAAGAAAGCACCCGTCCGGGGCGGTTGCAGCCTTCCAAGACCTCATGCAGTCGCGCTCCTATCGTTACCGAGATGCGCACTTCTGGATAGTCCACGCAAACGTTGCGCTCTTCGGGCCAATCGAAGAAGTTTTCTGCTTTAAGCCTCATCATCAGCTTTTTGACAACCTGCGCCGAAACCGTTTTCTCACGCTCGCCCTCCGCGACCACGTAGTATTTCCCTTCGTAACGAACGCGTCCGACACCGTCGATCGTAACGACGTATCCGGGGCAAGCTCCCACGCACCCTGTACGTTCGAGTTTCACGAGGAAATCGCCGGTCGGCGCGGTGTCTTGCCCCCACACAGAACCGAGGCATAAAAGAGCGAGAAGAAAGGCAGAACAGACAAACTGTCTTTGCATAGTGATTAGAATCAATAAATCTGGACTGGCAAAGATCGTTGGCGATAACAGCTCTTACCATTACCTATTTCGCCACTTCTCGAAAATCGCGAGAAGTGGGCGATCTGGCCGTGTTGAAATCGTAAGAGAACGAAGCTTAAAAGAAAAGATGGGAGTTGTCGCCTTATGCGCAACAAGAGTTTGATACTAGCGGTTCTTCTCCTTTCACTCGTTCCCTGCGTGTGGCCCCAGGCCACGAAAGCGCCGTTCCTCTCGCGCCATGCGAGTATCGCTGCCGGCAGCCACGGCGTGGTTGTTTCCGGCAAGCCTGCCGCCACAGCCGCCGGCATCAAGATTCTGCAGCAAGGCGGAAACGCCGCCGACGCTGGTGCCGCTACTCTGCTGGCGCTGTCTGTCACCTCAGTAGGTGCGTTCTGCGTGGGAGGAGAAATCCCCATCCTGGTTTATAGCGCGGATCAAAAAAGCGTGAAGCTGCTGGAGGGACAAGGCGAGGCCCCACGCGATCCCAAAGCGATCGCATGGTACATGAAGCATGGAATCCCGGACGGTGATGTCAAAGCCGCCGCTGTACCTGGCACCATCGATGCGATCGTCACCCTGCTGAAGCTCTACGGAACAAAAAGCTTCGAGGAGGTCGTACAGCCGACGCTGGCCATTCTGGATGCCGGCGGTCCTACTTGGTATATCGATACCGGCAGCGGCGAGCGGATCGAAACGGGCGTGCACTGGCAGGCTGACCTGGCCGTGACTTATCGCAAATTGGTGGACTCGGAAAAGGCCGCGAAAGGTACGCGGCAGCAGAAATTGCAGGCAGTCTCGGATCGCTTCTATCGCGGCGATATCGCTGACGCCCTGGAAGCCTGGTATATCGAAAAGGGCGGATTCCTGCGCAAGCAGGATTTGGCCGCGCACAAGACTCCGGTCGTGGATCCGCTCAAAACCACATATCGCGGCTACGAGGTATATAAGGCTGGTCCTCTGACGCAGGGTCCATATCTCTCCCAGACACTGCGGCTGTTGGAAGGTTTCGACCTGAAGAAGATGGGCTTCAATTCGGCGGATTACATCCACACGGTGATTGAAGCGGAGAAGCTGGCGCTGGCCGACCGCGATGAGTATTACGGCGATCCGAACTACGCGAAAGTGCCGATGCAATTGTTGCTCTCAGATCAGTACACCAATATGCGACGCGAGCTGATCGATCCGAAGCGGGCATCTCTCGAGCTCCGGCCCGGCGATCCTTACAATATGAAAGCGACCAGGCCGCCCACGATCACCGGTCCATGGCATGGAGGAACCACGGTGATGTGTGTAACAGACAAATTTGGCAACGTCATCGCGGCGACTCCGA
This window encodes:
- a CDS encoding gamma-glutamyltransferase family protein produces the protein MRNKSLILAVLLLSLVPCVWPQATKAPFLSRHASIAAGSHGVVVSGKPAATAAGIKILQQGGNAADAGAATLLALSVTSVGAFCVGGEIPILVYSADQKSVKLLEGQGEAPRDPKAIAWYMKHGIPDGDVKAAAVPGTIDAIVTLLKLYGTKSFEEVVQPTLAILDAGGPTWYIDTGSGERIETGVHWQADLAVTYRKLVDSEKAAKGTRQQKLQAVSDRFYRGDIADALEAWYIEKGGFLRKQDLAAHKTPVVDPLKTTYRGYEVYKAGPLTQGPYLSQTLRLLEGFDLKKMGFNSADYIHTVIEAEKLALADRDEYYGDPNYAKVPMQLLLSDQYTNMRRELIDPKRASLELRPGDPYNMKATRPPTITGPWHGGTTVMCVTDKFGNVIAATPSGLSSTAGVAGRTGIIHGSRLSSLNTFAGTPNVIQAGKRPRITLSPTLLFRDNHPVMAISVAGGDQQDQAAIQVILDYVEFGMKPEEAFSAPRFSTTHFISSFSQERAELGSLSLPNALPEEVQADLRARGHVITMSREAVGGVALIGIDPKAKQATAVGPAAGEME